One stretch of Amycolatopsis sp. 195334CR DNA includes these proteins:
- a CDS encoding acyl-CoA dehydrogenase family protein — translation MTEFRERVRDWLAENLAGEFAALRGLGGPGREHEAFEERLAWERRLADGGWTCLGWPEEHGGRGASLGEQVIFHEEYARANAPAKVGHLGEQLLGPTLIAFGTPEQQRRFLPKIAAVEELWCQGYSEPGAGSDLAAVSTTATLDGDEWVLHGQKVWTSLAQQADWCFVLARTEPGSKRHHGLSYLLVPMRQPGIEIRPIVQLTGTSEFNEVFFDGARTARDLVVGEPGDGWRVAMGTLGFERGVATLGQQVGFRRELDALTELAERTGAAADPHIAEKLARARVGLEVMNAHARRTLGDTAPGVAEVSKLVWANWHRSLGELAMLVRGRESLLAAELDEWQRLYLFTRADTIYGGSNEIQRNVIAERVLGLPREARP, via the coding sequence GTGACCGAGTTCCGGGAACGGGTGCGCGACTGGCTGGCCGAGAATCTGGCCGGTGAGTTCGCCGCGCTGCGTGGCCTCGGCGGCCCCGGCCGCGAGCACGAGGCGTTCGAGGAGCGGCTCGCCTGGGAACGGCGGCTCGCCGACGGTGGCTGGACCTGCCTCGGCTGGCCGGAGGAGCACGGCGGCCGCGGGGCGAGCCTCGGCGAACAGGTGATCTTCCACGAGGAGTACGCCAGGGCGAACGCGCCGGCGAAGGTCGGGCACCTGGGTGAGCAGCTGCTCGGACCGACGCTGATCGCCTTCGGCACGCCGGAGCAGCAGCGGCGGTTCCTGCCGAAGATCGCGGCCGTCGAGGAGCTGTGGTGTCAGGGCTATTCCGAGCCGGGCGCCGGCTCGGACCTGGCCGCGGTGTCGACCACGGCCACGCTCGACGGTGACGAATGGGTGCTGCACGGGCAGAAGGTGTGGACCTCGCTGGCGCAGCAGGCCGACTGGTGCTTCGTGCTGGCGCGCACCGAACCCGGCTCGAAGCGCCACCACGGGCTGTCCTACCTGCTGGTGCCGATGCGCCAGCCCGGCATCGAGATCCGGCCGATCGTGCAGCTGACCGGCACCTCGGAGTTCAACGAGGTGTTCTTCGACGGTGCCCGCACCGCCCGTGACCTGGTGGTCGGCGAACCGGGTGACGGCTGGCGGGTGGCGATGGGCACGCTCGGCTTCGAACGCGGGGTCGCCACCCTCGGCCAGCAGGTCGGCTTCCGGCGTGAACTCGACGCGCTGACCGAACTCGCCGAGCGCACCGGCGCCGCCGCCGACCCGCACATCGCGGAAAAGCTGGCGCGGGCCCGGGTCGGCCTCGAAGTGATGAACGCGCACGCGCGCCGCACGCTCGGGGACACCGCGCCCGGCGTGGCCGAAGTGTCCAAACTGGTCTGGGCGAACTGGCACCGCTCGCTCGGTGAGCTGGCGATGCTGGTGCGCGGCCGGGAATCCCTCCTGGCGGCGGAACTGGACGAGTGGCAGCGGCTCTACCTGTTCACCCGCGCCGACACCATCTACGGCGGGTCCAACGAGATCCAGCGCAACGTCATCGCCGAGCGCGTGCTCGGCCTGCCAAGGGAGGCCCGCCCGTGA
- a CDS encoding SDR family oxidoreductase: MIPVPKYPEGRDLLRDKVVVITAAAGTGIGSAVARRCQEEGARVVLSDRHERRLAEKAAELGGVPAIPCDVTDGDQVRALIDGAVAHHGRIDVLINNAGLGGQKSIVDMTDDEWSTVMDVTLNSTFRVTRAALRQFIAQGDGGAVVNNASVLGWRAQGGQAHYAAAKAGVMALTRCAAVDVAEHGIRVNAVAPSLAMHPFLAKVTSEEVLAELTAREVSGRAAEPWEVANVMVFLASDYASYLTGEVVSVSSQHA; encoded by the coding sequence GTGATTCCCGTGCCGAAGTACCCGGAAGGCCGCGATCTGCTGCGGGACAAGGTCGTGGTGATCACCGCGGCGGCGGGCACCGGGATCGGCTCCGCGGTGGCCAGGCGCTGCCAGGAGGAGGGCGCGCGGGTGGTGCTCAGCGACCGGCACGAGCGCAGGCTGGCCGAGAAGGCGGCCGAGCTCGGCGGGGTGCCCGCGATCCCGTGCGACGTCACCGACGGCGACCAGGTGCGGGCGCTGATCGACGGGGCCGTCGCGCACCACGGCCGGATCGACGTGCTGATCAACAACGCCGGGCTCGGCGGCCAGAAGTCCATTGTGGACATGACGGACGACGAGTGGTCCACGGTGATGGACGTGACGCTGAACAGCACGTTCCGGGTGACGAGAGCGGCGCTGCGGCAGTTCATCGCGCAGGGCGACGGGGGAGCGGTGGTGAACAACGCCTCCGTGCTCGGCTGGCGGGCGCAGGGCGGGCAGGCGCACTACGCCGCGGCGAAGGCCGGGGTGATGGCGCTGACCCGCTGCGCCGCGGTCGACGTCGCCGAGCACGGCATCCGGGTCAACGCGGTCGCGCCGAGCCTGGCGATGCACCCGTTCCTGGCCAAGGTGACCAGCGAGGAGGTGCTGGCCGAGCTGACCGCGCGCGAGGTTTCCGGCAGGGCGGCCGAACCGTGGGAGGTGGCGAATGTGATGGTGTTCCTCGCCAGTGACTACGCCTCGTACCTGACCGGCGAGGTGGTCTCCGTTTCCAGTCAGCACGCGTGA
- a CDS encoding TetR/AcrR family transcriptional regulator gives MSKPGTNSGRRAELLGIAAGLFAERGFVSTTVRDIADAAGILSGSLYHHFDSKEQIADEILTGFLDELFGTYAEIVESKLGPRKTLEAVVSASFDSIHRRPAEVEIYQNEAKHLAKFPRFAYLGTRNAEFRKLWHDLLAEGITTGEFRADLDIELVYRFVRDTVWVAVRWYNPEGTLSAADVAAQYLGILLDGIATKRRRVKKET, from the coding sequence ATGAGCAAGCCAGGAACGAACTCGGGCCGCCGGGCCGAACTGCTGGGCATCGCGGCCGGCCTGTTCGCCGAGCGCGGGTTCGTCTCCACCACCGTGCGGGACATCGCCGACGCGGCGGGCATCCTCTCCGGCAGCCTGTACCACCACTTCGACTCCAAGGAGCAGATCGCCGACGAGATCCTCACCGGGTTCCTCGACGAGCTGTTCGGCACCTACGCCGAGATCGTCGAGTCCAAGCTGGGGCCGCGCAAGACGCTGGAGGCGGTGGTGTCCGCCTCGTTCGACTCGATCCACCGGCGGCCCGCCGAGGTGGAGATCTACCAGAACGAGGCCAAGCACCTGGCGAAGTTCCCGAGGTTCGCCTACCTCGGCACGCGCAACGCCGAGTTCCGCAAGCTGTGGCACGACCTGCTCGCCGAGGGCATCACCACCGGTGAGTTCCGCGCGGACCTGGACATCGAACTGGTCTACCGGTTCGTCCGCGACACCGTCTGGGTGGCCGTGCGGTGGTACAACCCCGAGGGCACGCTGTCCGCGGCCGACGTGGCCGCGCAGTACCTCGGCATCCTGCTCGACGGCATCGCGACGAAGCGGCGCCGCGTCAAGAAGGAGACCTGA